A window of Kineococcus sp. NBC_00420 genomic DNA:
TGACGCAGCTGGACCTCACCGCCCCAGCGCAGGTTTTCGCCCGGCTCCCTGGAGCCCGAGTCCACCTCGCCTGGCACGACACCGCGCCGGTGGTCACCGACTGCGGCTGGTCCATCGTGCCCACCACCACCCTCACCGACTGCCCACCCGCGGACATCCTCTTCGTACCCGGAGGGGAGGGTGCCTTCGAGTTGTTCGAGGACGACGTCGCGCTGGACTTCCTACGCCGTCAAGCCGCATCGGCGCGGTGGGTCACCTCGGTGTGCACCGGCTCGTTCGCTCTGGCGGCGGCGGGGCTGCTCGACGGGCGGCGGGCCACCAGCCATTGGGCATCTCTGGAGATGCTCGCCGAATTCGGTGTCGTACCCGTGTCCGAGCGTGTGGTCGTTGATGGTCAGGTCGTCACTGGGGCCGGCGTCACCTCAGGGATGGACTTTGCCTTGCAGTTGGCGGCCTTGGAGGTAGGTGAGGACGTGGCCAGGGGGGTGCAGTTGACGTTGGAGTACGACCCGGCGCCTCCTTTCGACCACGGTTCGCCACGGACGGCTGATCCCGAGGCGGTGCGCCTGGGGCGGCAGCGGGCACGAGAGGGTCGTCTCGCGCGCGTCCAACAGGCCGCTCACCGCTTGGCTTCGGGTCGGAGCTGATCGTGGCGATAGCCCGCGCAGCGCGGGGTGACCGTGCGGGACCGCACTCGGGAAGGGTCACTGTGGGCTCAGGTGAGCAGCCTGGTGATGGCAGCAGCCACCGCAGGAGCTTGCTCGACATGCAGGAAGTGCCCGGCCGATAGTGACTCGAACCTCCCCAGCGGCAGGCTCTCGGCGTAAGCGCGCTGGTGGGCGACGACGTCGGCGCGAAACGGCGCTGCGGCTTTGGTGGCATGCCCTGCCGACAAGACGACCACGGGGCACGCCGGCGGTGCGGGTGGATCAGCGCGCAGGCTGGGTACGGCCTCTTGCAAAGCTAGGTGCTCGCGACGAGCTTGGGCCAGGGACTTCGGCGTGAAGTCCTCAGCGATCATCGCCTCGCCGGTGGCTGCGGGTAGGGCTCGACGTCGGGCGGTGGTGGCCCATCGGCGCAGTGGGGCGAGGTGGGCGACCTGCTGCTGCAGGGCCAGCAGTCGCCCGAACTGGCGGTAGTAGTTCGGGTCGCTGTAGGCGTCGGCGGTCTCGGTGGTGGGGTCCAGCAGCACCATCCCGGCGATCTGCTGGCCCAGGCCCCTCTGAATCAGCAGCGGGAGGGCGCAGCGGATGAGGAGACCACCGAGGCTGTGCCCGACCAGCACGATGCGCCCGGCAGGCTCGCCGCTGTCTGCACTTGCTCCTTCTCCGTCCGTCGCACCGGTCACGTCAGTGCTGTCCGCCGTGACTGCAACGGCGTGCTGGACGAGGTCGGCGAAGCGCTGAGCCATTGCTTCGATGGTTGTGGCCTGACCGGAGGCGGGGCTGCGTCCAGAACCGGGCCGGTCGTAGGTCACCACGGTCACTGCTGCACCGACCTCGTCGAGGAGGTGGGGCATGAGTACGTCCCAGGAGGTGCGGCAGTTGCCCAAGCCGGCTTCAAGGACGACGAGGTGGTGGCCGTGGCCGTGGACCTCGACGTTGAGGTCCTCCCCGTTCAGCTGCCACTGGTGGGAAGGCGCAGGCCGGTCGCGCAGGGCGAGTCCAGTCTCTGTTGTTGCCTTGGCCACCTGAGCCTCCTCGATTGGTGCCTGGGGCACCGACGGTATGAGGTCGAACGAGCCGGGAACATGATCCGTGGGGCAGCTCACAGAGATCGGACATCGTCAAGAGCGGACGTTCGAGCCGGCCGTGATCGCGCACTGAGCGCGGGATGACCCTGCGCTCCGTGGCACGACCGAGCGTCGGCGCGCTACGTCCGTTCAGGCGCAGCGCGCTACGGCCGTGGTGCCTTCCGCAGGCGTCGCCGCTCCTTGAAGGACTTCTGGGCACGAGTGATCCGAGGCGAGGTGGTGAGGGCGAAGATGGCGAAGCTTCCGCCGCTGACGAGGGTGTGTGCCCAGTGGGGCCAGCCGAGGGAGTCGCCGATCCCCATGATGGTGGCGGTGATCACGGCGAAGACGAGGATCACGAGCGGTAGCCAGAGCCAAAGGGGCATGGTCCGTCGCTGGTTCTCTGCAGGGTCGGACACGTATCCACGCTCGCACGTCCCAGGTGCGAGCAAGCTCCTGTCGGCGCTCTTGGTACCCGGATGCCGCCGTTGATCATTCGGCTGTCCGGACGGTTGAAGGCGTTGGGGACGCCCTGCTCGCCATCGTGGGTTAAGTACAGGCGCGCAGGACCGGGTTGCGGGACCGTGCGCCCGCACCCCGGGACGACCGCGAAATCCGCTGTGTTGGCGGCATCCGTCCATCAGGATCGTCGAGTGCGGACACTGCGACCAGGACGGATGATCGTCACCACCAGCGGGGTGTGGGTACTGGACGAGTTCCAGCCGGTGGCAGCGGTGCTCGACCCCGACACCGGCGCTCTGCGCCGACTGGTCTCCTGGGCGCAACTACCACCGCCATCCCCGGGTGAGGACGTCGTGGTCTGCGCCGACGGCGACGGCTTGTGGATCCAGCACGCTCGCCTGGGGCCCCTGGTGCGGGTGGACCTGGACGGGATCAGCACCACGGCGTGGACCGATGGCCTGGTGCTGAGCGCGGCCGGTGCGGGCAGCGCCTGGTGCACCTCGCCGCTACCGAGGGCGGAGATGGTGCACGGCGCCGAGGCCGAGGCCGAGCCCGCGGTCTTCCCCAGCGGTGCGGTGGTGGCCCGTGTCGCCCGTGTCGATCGCGACGGCCGGGTGCAGAAGGTGTTCACCGATGCCCCGGTCAGCGCTGTACTCACCAGTGAGGAAGCGCTGTGGGTGCAGCTGGACGTCGCGCCGTGGTCGCTGCTCAACCATGACCCGCAGACCCACGAGGTGGTCTGGTCCAGTCGGTGGTTTCCCCTGGCCTGGAGCGGCGACCTGCCCGATCGTGTGGACGCCGCTGGCGGGCAGTCCGAGCAGCCGGCGGCGGCCGCGACTTCCCTGGGTGGGGAGGGGCGCTGGTACGGCTACTTCTACGACCCCGAGGCGGACCTGGACAGGGACAGCGAGCAGGTCGTGGTCTCCAAGGGCGAGGCTGGGGCCGGGTTGGTGTGGCGGGTGGGTTGGGAGGCGTCTGGGGAGGACGAACCTGCTCAGGGGAGCATCGCCGCGGCCTTCGAGACCACGGCGATCACCGATGCCCAGGGCAGTGTCGAAGCGTTGCAGGTTTTCCAGTTGGGTGTGGAGGGGATCCGGGCGGTCGCGGCTGTTGGTGAGCACCTGCTCGTGGTGACCAACGGTGTCCCGCCTGCCGGGGAGTCGGCGCGGATTGAGGATCTGCATCGGCGGGAGTTTCTCGCTCCGTGCGTGGTTGTCTTGCGGGCGGGTGTGGAGCAGGTGCAGGTGTGGCTCGCCAGTAACGACGTCGACATCAGCGACTTGTGCTGGCCGCTGCTGCCACGACCGTTGGATGCGGATTCCTATGCCCAGCAGGTTCTCGCGCGGTGGCAGCGGATGGACCGGTTCTGGCCTGGTCGTGACGGGTGGCATCCGCTGGTGTACGGGTTGAGCGGCAGCCGCGCCCGGTTGGTGGGGGACTGGCCGGGGACGCAGGTGGAGTTCACCTTCGACTACGCATCTCGCCCCGGTGTTCGGCTGCGACGGAGCATTGCCTTGTTCGATGAGGTTGGGGCCTTCGCCAGCCGGGAGCACGCCGACATCAAGCTGGCGTACGACCTGGACAACGAGCGGCTACCGCCGGTGGAGGATGCCAGGGACGGCTATCTGGACGTGTGATGCAGCTGCGGTGCGGGCCGTGCGGTCAGCGAGCTCGGCCGTGCGTTTCTCGGGCTTCTCGACATGATCGCGACGTCGCCGGCAGCTCAGGACCGCGCACAACGCGGGATGACCGCGCGTCCCGCGCTTCGGGTCATGTCCGTGCGTTCGGACAATGATCTCTGACGGCGTGCGGCGAGCACTACGTGGATCAGAGGTTCGACGGTCCTCGATCCTTCCAGGCAGCCATCGCTCTCCTCTGGGCTCGCTTCGCGCGCCGTGCCTGACGCCGTCGCTGCTGGATCGGCTCGAGCAACTTCCCGAGGAGGAGCGCCGGGAGGACGATCACGGCCGTCGACAGCCAGTCCGGCCCGTAACGATCCTTGATCAAGGCGTAGACGATGACACACGTTAGGAACGTGACGGCCAACAACGCCCAAGGGCGCCAACGGCGGGCAGGTCGACCTTCAACGCTTCGGCGGTCCGTCACTGCTCAACTATGACCGCTGCGAGGACGTCAACGGTGTGAGAGGAAACAGCGTCTGGCACGTGGCGACCACCCGGCCATCGTCATGACCGCGACGTCGCAGACCGCTGGCGACCGCGCACAACGCGGGATGACCGTGAAGTCGGCGGCCACACGGATGGCGGGATGACCGGACGGGTCTCAGTAGGTCCCGACCGGCATGGCCTCTGGCCTGGTCATCGCGGGTCGAGGTCGCAGGTGAGCTCGCGGAACGGTCGGTCACCAGGCCCGGTGAAGTCTCGGACGGGGGTGAAGCCGGCTTTGCGGCACAGGGCGAGGGAGCGGTCGTTGAAGGTGGCGACGGCGGTGCGCAGTTGACGCGGGTGGAAGAGGTCCCAAGCCAGGGCGGCGACCTGCTCGAAGAGCCCGGAGGCCAGGCCGCGGCTGGTCAGGTTGGGGTGGACACCGAGGCCCACGTCGAGGACTCCGTCCTGGGGCTGCTGTCCGCGGACGCGTGCTTCGGGGCCGAAGACGCAGAAGGCGACGACCGCGCCGTCGTCGGTGGCGGGGTAGTAGCCGCCGCCGTCAGGGTCGCGGTCGGTGAAGAGGTTCGTGTTGGCGGGGTCGACGTCGTAGAGGTCGAAGGGCGGCGGGTAGGCCCAGGCGGCGACAGAGCGGGCCTCGTCGT
This region includes:
- a CDS encoding DJ-1/PfpI family protein, with translation MSDLQIVALLFPKVTQLDLTAPAQVFARLPGARVHLAWHDTAPVVTDCGWSIVPTTTLTDCPPADILFVPGGEGAFELFEDDVALDFLRRQAASARWVTSVCTGSFALAAAGLLDGRRATSHWASLEMLAEFGVVPVSERVVVDGQVVTGAGVTSGMDFALQLAALEVGEDVARGVQLTLEYDPAPPFDHGSPRTADPEAVRLGRQRAREGRLARVQQAAHRLASGRS
- a CDS encoding alpha/beta fold hydrolase → MSCPTDHVPGSFDLIPSVPQAPIEEAQVAKATTETGLALRDRPAPSHQWQLNGEDLNVEVHGHGHHLVVLEAGLGNCRTSWDVLMPHLLDEVGAAVTVVTYDRPGSGRSPASGQATTIEAMAQRFADLVQHAVAVTADSTDVTGATDGEGASADSGEPAGRIVLVGHSLGGLLIRCALPLLIQRGLGQQIAGMVLLDPTTETADAYSDPNYYRQFGRLLALQQQVAHLAPLRRWATTARRRALPAATGEAMIAEDFTPKSLAQARREHLALQEAVPSLRADPPAPPACPVVVLSAGHATKAAAPFRADVVAHQRAYAESLPLGRFESLSAGHFLHVEQAPAVAAAITRLLT
- a CDS encoding GNAT family N-acetyltransferase, whose translation is MPTLLTRPFTHDEARSVAAWAYPPPFDLYDVDPANTNLFTDRDPDGGGYYPATDDGAVVAFCVFGPEARVRGQQPQDGVLDVGLGVHPNLTSRGLASGLFEQVAALAWDLFHPRQLRTAVATFNDRSLALCRKAGFTPVRDFTGPGDRPFRELTCDLDPR